Proteins co-encoded in one Acidimicrobiia bacterium genomic window:
- a CDS encoding c-type cytochrome, with translation MKARAAALFTLVGILAAAIVFVLGDGADAKPQPGFLPAFEDTYPAAIGSRIDSCVLCHNIVGDEYKLNDYAKQWKEDENFTAINNLDADDDGYTNIVEINAHTFPGNAADNPSTVTTTTTVPGATTTTAAPGSGGAIYQANCASCHGGNGGNLLGRSLTLSRITSVVTSGTSGMPGFSGSLSSGEIQTVSQWLFDLNSAPTTTTTTAPGTPPPPPPNGSALFATSCAGCHGSGGGDLAGTTLSRTQLVNTITNGTTGGMPPYSSTYNATQIGAIADYILSLTPPATTTTTTLPGTPPPSPPSGATVYTNNCAACHGANGGNLVGRTITSSQIATAVNNGTTGMPGFSTKLSKAEIDAVISYVAGKTSSTTTTTAPGSPPPSGSSVFSTNCAACHGASGGDLVGHSLTDTQLSSAVVDGKGASMPAFGSRLDSAQINAVVAYLSALRSGSSTPAGLVGGVDGTSLYVKWLIGFQRGVMVASRFQLGFPA, from the coding sequence CATTCGAGGACACCTACCCGGCCGCCATCGGGAGCCGTATCGACTCGTGCGTGCTTTGCCACAACATCGTTGGAGACGAGTACAAGCTCAACGACTATGCCAAGCAGTGGAAAGAAGATGAGAACTTCACGGCGATCAACAACCTCGATGCAGACGACGACGGGTACACGAACATCGTCGAGATAAACGCCCATACCTTCCCCGGCAACGCGGCCGACAACCCGTCAACAGTCACCACCACCACCACGGTCCCCGGTGCTACCACCACAACCGCCGCCCCCGGTAGCGGCGGCGCCATCTACCAGGCCAACTGCGCAAGTTGCCACGGAGGCAACGGAGGAAATCTCCTCGGTCGCAGTCTCACCCTCAGCCGGATCACATCCGTCGTCACCAGCGGGACCTCCGGCATGCCGGGCTTTTCGGGTTCGTTGAGTTCCGGAGAGATTCAGACCGTTTCCCAGTGGCTGTTCGACTTGAACTCTGCGCCCACCACGACCACCACGACCGCCCCCGGGACACCTCCTCCTCCGCCTCCCAACGGGTCCGCTCTCTTCGCCACATCGTGTGCAGGATGCCATGGCTCCGGCGGCGGCGATCTGGCGGGAACCACCCTGTCGCGCACCCAGCTGGTGAACACCATCACCAACGGAACTACCGGCGGCATGCCGCCGTACAGTTCGACTTACAACGCCACTCAGATCGGCGCGATCGCCGATTACATCCTTTCGCTCACACCCCCGGCTACTACGACCACCACCACTCTCCCGGGAACTCCGCCCCCGTCACCGCCCAGCGGAGCAACCGTCTACACCAACAACTGCGCGGCCTGCCACGGCGCAAACGGCGGCAACCTGGTCGGACGCACCATCACCTCCAGCCAGATCGCCACCGCCGTCAACAACGGCACCACCGGCATGCCCGGCTTCTCCACCAAACTCTCCAAGGCAGAGATCGACGCCGTCATCTCCTACGTCGCCGGAAAGACCTCATCCACTACAACCACCACCGCCCCCGGGTCGCCACCACCGAGCGGGTCCAGCGTCTTCTCGACGAACTGCGCCGCCTGTCACGGCGCCTCCGGCGGAGATCTCGTGGGTCATTCGCTGACCGACACGCAGCTGTCTTCGGCGGTAGTTGACGGCAAAGGCGCATCCATGCCGGCCTTTGGGTCTCGACTCGATTCCGCACAGATCAATGCCGTCGTCGCCTACCTGTCAGCGCTCCGGAGTGGCTCCTCCACCCCCGCCGGGCTTGTTGGTGGCGTCGACGGTACCTCTCTCTACGTCAAGTGGCTCATCGGATTTCAGCGGGGTGTGATGGTGGCGAGTAGATTCCAGTTGGGTTTTCCGGCGTAG